The DNA region CGGTGAGCTTATCAGCCCCTTCCAGACTAAGGTCTCGCATACGCGTCACTTGCTCAACGGATGCCGCCTGCGCTTGGCAGGTGTCAGACAACGTCTGTTCGATATGCTGTGCGGTCTCGGTGACCTCGACCACAGAAGAAAACTGTTCGGTTAATCGCGTTTTTAGTATATCCGAGCGATGCGAGACTTCCGCCGCATTCATGGCATTCATGGTGGCGCGCGTTGCCAGCCGTCCGACCGTCTCCATCGGTAGCGTTTGTGTGTCCTCCTCGATACCTTGCCCCGATTCCACCTTGGGTGGCGACGAGAGCACCTTCATTGCCAACACGATCACGAGCGCTTGGCAGGTGAGGAGTCCCGCTACCGTATAAAACTGCTCAGAAAAAAAGCGCCAACTCACCAACACTAAAAGTGTCAACGTGGTGCCTATTACAACCCAAAGCCATGATTGTTTGTTCGCTGCGTTCCCTGTCATCGAGCCACCTTTGTTCCTCACTGAACCCATTTTATTCAATGCCATGGCATGCGGTCGTATCTCGACCACAGGACTGCCACGATTTAGTTACTAATGCCATTCTTCATGCTCAATAGCGATGAAAGTGATCAAATTTCGACTAAAGCACTAGATATGTAGGGCTTGTCACCAAACCATTTGTAGGGCCCAGACCCTACTGTCTCTCCATACAGCGGTAGGTTAATCGGCATCGTTAAAGATAGCGGAAACGCAATAAACGTCGTTAATTCTTAGACAAAATGCGCTAAGCTACGCCTAGGTCGTTGTAATTAATGAGAGAGCCATGCCCCGCAATCAACAAGTGCGTCAGGCGCTTAACGCCTTTTTGGTATTGATGGCAACTAGCTTCTCGCTGGTGTGCTTTTCTTTGGCTGTCATTCCTGAAAGCGAGGAGTTTGCGGTGATCTGGTACGCCTCCGCGGTGGGGGCTTTCTCACTGACCAACCTTCCTTACCGCGCGCGCATGTTAGCTACCCTCGGTTTATTTATCGGCGTATTCGCGGCGGATTACCTGATGGGGCTCCCCTATGTATTAAGCCTTAAGCTGGCGTTCATCAATACATTGACCGCATTCACAGGCTGTACGTTATACCTTTTTATGCGCCAGCGTTATGGCAATCCTTTGTCAAGTGTGTGGCCATTTATCCGCGGATTGATGCCAACAGCCGTTGTTAGCCCGCTTGTCGGTGCTCTCCTCGGGGGCTATGTTTTATCTGCCTTCAATGATCATGGGCTCAACTACTATTTAATACGCTGGTTTTTCAGTGAGTTTATCGGATTTGTCGCTCTGTTCCCGCTGTTATTGACACTTAAGGAGCGGCTATACGCCGACACCCACGATAGACTGTATCGCCCCATGCCGGCTCCCGCGACCATGATAATCGGCAGTCTTGTGCTTTTTGCCCTGATCAGCTTGCTTTTTTATGCCTTCCCCTATCCGTTCATCGCGCTGACAGGCTTGTTTTTCATTGCCGCCACACTGCAAAGCAGACTAATAGGCCTTGCCACTATCGCCTTATCAGTGGTCAGCTTTGATCTCCTTTCTGCGATGGGTGTCTTTGCTTTCCATATCGACAGCGAACACCAAGTATCCCTATCGCGCCTAGTCACCGCGGCCGCGACATTAGTGATCGGGGTCGGGATGACACAGCTAGCGTATAGTTATCGACGTCATCAACGACATCACATTGAGCAGCACTCGCTACTCACGCAAGCCATGCATAACTCATTGATTGGGATGGCGATACTTGATCCGCGGGGGATTGTCCAAGATGCAAACGCCAGTTTGGCGCAATTTTTTGGCTGTGAGCGCCGCGTGCTTATCGGATCGCATGTCTCTTTGTTCACACGAGAACAAGACCAATCTTCGCTGAGGGATTATTTTAACGATCTGATCATGGGTCATGCTGACAACAAGCGATTGGAAAAGCGTTTTGTACGTGCCGATGGTGAGACAGTATGGGGACGGCTCTCGCTCACCGCGGTTCGGGATAAACATGCTGGCCATGTCACTCACTTGATCAGCCAAGTTGAGGATATTAACGTACTCAAAGCGGCACAGCGTGAACAAAAACGCTGGCTTGAACGTTGGCGCTTTGCCCTAGATATCAACAAACTTGCCGTATTTGAACTCAATATTCATACGGGGGCGTTGCTGTTTTCTGGATGGTCTGCGCCTTTGCTCGGCATCAATGCCAAAACGATACGCACCTACCAAGACTGGGTCAGTCGCATACATCCAGACGATCGCGCCGCATGGGAACAATCTATGCGCCTGCTCGTCGATAAACACACCGATCGGATAGTAGAGGTTTTCCGGTTTAAAAATGACGCCAGCGTCTATCGCTACCTGCGCCAATCATCGGCGCGCCAAACGGGGGAAGAAACCGAAACCGTCTTGAGTACCGTGATTGACATCACTGAGCAGTATCTAACTAACCGGCAAACAGATACTTTACGCCGTCGCCTAGAGGCCGCGACAAAGGCTGCCAACATTGGTATTTGGGAGTATCACATTAACGAAGACAGGCTAGAGTGGGACGCACAAATGTACCGCCTCTATGATGTCCCCGAGGCCGAAGGCAGTGAAAAACTCGCCACCTGGCAACAACGTCTTCATCCAGATGATGCAGAGGCTGTCAACCAAACGCTCCAGCACGCGCTTACGCATCATCAACGACTCGATACCCAATTTCGGATCATTGATAGCCAAGGGCGAATTCGCTACATCCGTGCTCTCGCCAGCTTACAAATAGACGACAATGGCAACACGGCACGGATGATCGGCGCTAATTGGGACAATACTGAAATCAACGAGCTCAACCATGCTCTGACCCAGGAGCGTGAACAGCTTGATGTGGTGATGAATTCCATCAACGATGCAGTCATCACCATCGACGAGCAAGGCAACCTGGCCTATCTGAACAATACCGCCCAGTGGCTTGTTGCCAATGATAACGTGCTGCCACTCGGCCGACCTGTGGACACGGTTTTCGAACTGTATAACAACCAGCAACGGGTGCTGCTTTCCAGTTTTGGCAATCAACAAACAGAGACCTTTTTTGAGACCCAAATACAAGACGCCTATCAA from Salinivibrio kushneri includes:
- a CDS encoding EAL domain-containing protein codes for the protein MPRNQQVRQALNAFLVLMATSFSLVCFSLAVIPESEEFAVIWYASAVGAFSLTNLPYRARMLATLGLFIGVFAADYLMGLPYVLSLKLAFINTLTAFTGCTLYLFMRQRYGNPLSSVWPFIRGLMPTAVVSPLVGALLGGYVLSAFNDHGLNYYLIRWFFSEFIGFVALFPLLLTLKERLYADTHDRLYRPMPAPATMIIGSLVLFALISLLFYAFPYPFIALTGLFFIAATLQSRLIGLATIALSVVSFDLLSAMGVFAFHIDSEHQVSLSRLVTAAATLVIGVGMTQLAYSYRRHQRHHIEQHSLLTQAMHNSLIGMAILDPRGIVQDANASLAQFFGCERRVLIGSHVSLFTREQDQSSLRDYFNDLIMGHADNKRLEKRFVRADGETVWGRLSLTAVRDKHAGHVTHLISQVEDINVLKAAQREQKRWLERWRFALDINKLAVFELNIHTGALLFSGWSAPLLGINAKTIRTYQDWVSRIHPDDRAAWEQSMRLLVDKHTDRIVEVFRFKNDASVYRYLRQSSARQTGEETETVLSTVIDITEQYLTNRQTDTLRRRLEAATKAANIGIWEYHINEDRLEWDAQMYRLYDVPEAEGSEKLATWQQRLHPDDAEAVNQTLQHALTHHQRLDTQFRIIDSQGRIRYIRALASLQIDDNGNTARMIGANWDNTEINELNHALTQEREQLDVVMNSINDAVITIDEQGNLAYLNNTAQWLVANDNVLPLGRPVDTVFELYNNQQRVLLSSFGNQQTETFFETQIQDAYQLVLAGGKRMYVSVAVSPLTSNQNGQHGYVFVLRDVSDEHALMAQLDYNANHDSLTQLPNRRAFETLMENHLSSENQSPSVLAFIDLDLFKIINDSVGHHAGDEVLCQVSQALADNIRSDDVVARLGGDEFALLLTHCNMRDAKRTIADLIKQLEQLSFSYGERIFAISASVGLVDVNDATLTLSDLMSRADVAMYEAKSAGRGQIVDYNDISGTAQGRHSDMQMVGKITRALTENRFTLFGQQVAPAQGPVVEHWYELLIRMIDTDGSIMNPGEFIPAAEAFGYIRDIDGWVVNYVLNTRATELAESGLRFNINLSANSISDPKFQAQLKQLLSASVLPAERLCFEITESALISHLNTAVSFIDELRHYGAHVALDDFGAGLCSFHYLKLFNVDVVKVDGQFVANLTNRENKIDRVILESIVSICDTMGYKTVAEWVSDEEKLACVQEIGINYVQGFLIDHPTPLDTLLATHTLTPPSH